The Flaviflexus equikiangi genome contains the following window.
GTAGTCTCAACGGACACATACTCCTCCAATGACGAAGGATTGTTATGAAAGCAGTACGAATCCACAAATACCATGAGATGCCTCACCTTGATGACGTTCCGGAACCGGTGATCACCGGTCCGTGGGATGTCATCGTCAAGGTCGGGGCGGCTGGCCTGTGCCGCACCGACCTGCACATTATCGAAGGGCAGTGGGATCCGATCCAGAACCCTACCCTGCCCTATATCCTCGGCCACGAAAACGCTGGCTGGGTCCACGCTGTCGGTTCCGCCGTCTCGAACGTCGAGGTCGGCGACACGGTCATCATGCACCCGCTCGTCACGTGCGGGCTCTGCCCCGAATGTCGGCGTGGCAACGACTCCCACTGTTCACACTCATCTTTCCCCGGGCTCAACGCCGAGGGCGGGATGGCGGAGTATATGCTGACGAATGCTCGTGCGGTTGTGAAGCTTGACCCGAAGCTCCAGCCTCGCGACATTGCGGCACTGGCCGATGCTGGCCTCACCGCATACCACGCTGTTCGGAAGACTATTCCGGCGCTGCATCCCGGCACTCACGCGGTCGTCATGGGAGCGGGAGGCCTCGGCCACATCGGCATCCAGTCCCTCCTGGCACTCACCCCCGCCCAGATCACTGTCATCGACAAGTCTGAGGCGGCCCTGGAACTGGCCAGCAGTCTCGGCGCTCATCACACCGTCCTCGCAACGGATGATACGGAAGCGATCATCAAGCAGGTGCATGAGATCACCGGTGGAGGCGCACACGTCGTCCTCGACTTCATCGCGGAGATGGGAATGGAGCTTCTCGGCCCGAACCTTATCCGCAACCAGGGAGACTATTACGTCATCGGCTACGGCGGAATGGTCAAGATCGAGACCCTCTCGATCATCTCCCGGGAGATCAATGTGATCGGCAACCTCGTGGGAACCTACGACGATCTCGTCCAGCTCATGACATTGACGGCAGAGGGCAAGATCTCGCTCCACACGTCAGTGTACGAGCTCGGCGCATATGCGGATGCGATCAACGACCTCGACAACGGTCGACTGGTCGGTCGCGGAATCCTCGTTCCCTAGACCAGCGCTGTCGGCACCGGGGGCTCTGCGGGCCGTCCGGTGCCCACAGCCCTTTCCACCCACCGGCAATTCCTCCACATGCGGTCAACGGGCGAGACTCTCACTCTTCAGACCTGGACTTCCGCGCCAGCGGATCAAAGATCCAGGGCTCACGGCCGATCAGGTCGAGCGAGAACTGCTCAAGGAACTCTGCACTGGTGCCGCTGTGGATACCGAGGGATTGTGAGATGAGGGAGAAGACTTCCCCCGTGCTCCAACCTTCCCGGTGAAGTTCGTCAAGGGTGACCGCACCATCCCTTTTCGCGAGTCTTTTCCCTGCCGAGTTGAGGACGAGCGGCACGTGAATATACTCCGGGGTCTCGTATCCGAGAAGCTGCTGCAGGTAGACCTGTCGCGGGGTCGAATCGAGCAGATCATCGCCGCGAACGATCTGGGACACGCCCTGATGGTGATCATCGACAACGGCCACCAGATTGTAGGCGTACGCCCCATCCCCCCGTTGGACGACGAAATCATCGACGTAACCGGTGAATTCGCCGCACAACCTGTCAGTCACCGTGAGCGTTGCGACGTCTGTCTTGAGCCTCAGGGCGGGGCCGCGCCGCATGGTGGAGAGCTTGTCCCTGCCGTGCCGGCGTTCTGTTTCGCTGAGGTGCCGGCATGTTCCCGGGTAGGATCCGGGCGGGGCGTGCGGCGCCCGCGGAGCATCTTTCATGTCTGCCCGCGTGCAGTAGCACTCGTAGAGCAGGTCACGCTCGCGCAGCCTCGAGACGACCTCCCCATAGGCATCAACCCGATCGCTCTGGAACAGGACATGACCGTCCCAGTCGATGCCGATCTCGGAAAGGTCCCTCAGCTGCGTCTCGACATGCTCGAGTCGGCATCTCTCATCAAGATCCTCCATCCTCATGACAAACCCCAGGCCTGCCTTCCTCGCACAGGCCCACGCGATCAGTCCGGTCCGGAGGTTGCCGAGATGGAGGTCGCCTGATGGTGACGGCGCATAGCGCCCTCTTCCGCGTTCCACCGATGTCATCGTTGCCTCCCATGGCAAGCGTAGCGAAATCACCCCCTCCGCATCATCGAGGCCCGCCCGCCACATGCCAGCGTGCGGCACTCCTCGTGCGATACGTGTGGAGGCCAGAGAGTCTCTTCCCCCAGCACGTCCCAGCCTGAATCACCGCACTGAGACGCAGACGCAAGGCCCATAGGTGCGGGACTCGAGGAGTCCCGCACCCGTTCAGCACATTCTAGTCGGCCCGCCTCGGGCCGCTCCTATCTGATATCGAGAGGAGCAGCGGCTTAGCGGCTGACGTGCTGGTTCATGACAGGAGTATCGACCCCATCACCGTCCCAGTCACCGACAAAGACCGCACCATCAGCGAAGTCGATAGCCTCGTCCGCGGGCCCTCCGGACAGAACATTCTTGAGGAAGATGGTCTCGCCTCGGCGAAGCGCAATCGTGTCGTTTCCATCCCCGTCGAAGTCCCCGGGAAGCGCCTCATCAGCATTCCTGCCGTAGGCGAAGGACGTCTCCGCGTTGCCGCCCTGAAGAGCATTCGATACGAAGAACACGCGCCCGCGGCGGACGAGTATCGTGTCCGACGAGTTGCCGTCCCAGTCACCGACCAGAACCTCATCGCTCTCGCGTCCGTAATGGAAAGTGATCTCAGCATCGCCTCCGACGAGCTCGTTCATGAGGAGGAACGTGTCGCCGCGGCGCACCCCGAGGGTATCGCTACCGTTACCGTCCCAGTCACCGACCAGAACCTCATCGCCCTCTCGACCGTAGCGGAAAGATGCGTCCGCTACACCGCCGACTAGCTCGTTGTCGAGGTAGAAGACCTTGCCGCGGCGAACGCCGATGGAGTCCTGACCATCCCCGTCCCAGTCTCCGACAATGACCTCATCGCCCTCTCGGCCGAACGCAATCGTCAAGCCGATATCTGTCGAATCCCAGGCATTCGGGAAGCGGAACAGATTTCCTGTTGTCGGGGCCGGAAGAGCAAATGACCATTCGGACCGCGCACCCTCGGAGAGGATGTAGCCCTCGGCGGCACGCGCGGTTACGGTCGTGTCCTTCTTGATCTCGATATTGCCGGTCACGACCTTATCCGCGATGAGGTAGTCGACGCCGTCGACCTCGGGGATCGAGATGACGTTGCCGGTGAAGCCTGGCTTTTCGGGGGTGACCGGCACGAGATCAGGGGCGATCGTGAAGTCTGCCGTGACGGACTCGGTGTTGACCGTGAGCGTCAGCGATCCTTCCCCTCCCGAGAGCGGGGTGAGGGTATTGGACTCGGGATCGAAGGCGGCAATGCTACCCTCGGCAGCCGACTCGACGTCACCGATATGGATGCTGTCGGATGACCAGGCGTAGCTCATGGGCCATGCCACCGGCATGGTGCGCACGCCGTCGTCCTGAGACATGGTCGGCGTCAGAGTGATCGCCTCACCGTTCGCCTCGAGAACGGTCGGGAACTCGCCGAGCGAGAGACCGTCGTCATCGACGCGGGTGTTGACCTCGAAGGAGATCCACTCACGAGGACTCGAGGAGGCGGCGGGATCGATGCCGATCATCGACCAACCCGTGAACGAACCGGAGCTTCCACCGGTCGGGCCTTTCCCTGCATTGCCGTTGATGAAGTACGGGATGCCATCGAGGGTCATGGCGTGGAAGATGCCGACACCTGCCGCGACATTCGCGATAGGTTTTCCGGTCTGAGACCTGAAGTCTTCGAGCCAGTCGCGGAGCATCTCAGCATCGAGGCGGTTCGACATCTGGCTCGCTTTCGTGGGAAGCGGGTCGTCGACCGGGTGGTGCTGGAACAGGACGACGCCGGTGATGTCATCGTTCGTCGCGGCGTCGTCGAGTGCGCGGCGAAGCATGGTCAGCTGCTCGAAATCGTGGCTGAGGCTGCCAGGGGCAGAGTTCACCCACACGAGGCGTGTCCCCTCAACATCAAGGTATCCGTTGGTGGCACCGAACGCGTCAACGAAGTTTCTGATGTCTCCGCCCATGATCTCGTGATTGCCCGGCACGTACACATAGGGGAAGTCCCCGAGCTCCTCATCGATGATGCGCTGTGCGAGCTCGAAGTCTTCCGGGGCCCCCTCGTCGACGAAATCGCCGTTGATGATGACAAGATCGGGGTCTTCGGCAAGGATCTCGCGGAACGACTCGCGTGCTCCTTGGACAGCCCCAGAATCGGGTTGGCGTGCCACGAACTGAGCGTCGGACACGACGGCAATCCGCAGGGGTGAATCGTCCGTGCCGCCTGCACGGACGATGACGGGGTCGGTCACGTCCTCGACGACCGGCAGGTCGACGCGGGTCGGGACGAGTGCCTGGATATCTGACACGACAACCGAGTCTGTGTATTGAGCCGCGGGGCGCGTCTCCATGAGCCGGAACATTTGGAAGGTGAGCGGATAGTCCACACCGGAGGGGACTGCGAAGGTGACGCGGCGCCAGCCCTCGAACGGTTCTGCCGAACCATCAAGCTGGGTGACTGTGCCATCGGCCTGGCGGACTTGGATGCGGGGCCATGCCCCGTGCGCGTTCCCATCCATCCACGCCGTGAGAGCTGTCGGCTGTCCCGGGATTTCGATGCCATCGCCGGGGGCAATCGCATAGGCGCCGCGCGTTCCCGTTGACTGGGTGAAGTCGAAGGAGATCGCGGCTCCGCCACGATCGTCCTGGCCGTCCGCCGGTGTGACCGTTACTCCCGGTGCACGAGCCTGACCTGCCGTCCACTGGTCAGCATCTTCGAAGTTAGCGACCGGCAGCGTATCCACGCCGACGCTCACGGCAGCCTCTGCAGAGATTCCATTGACATCGACGGTGAGAGGAGCGGACGCATTGTCGGCGTTCGCACTCACCGCGAAGGTACCGGTCGAGCCGGGTTCGATGGTGAACGCACCGCCCTCATTGCCCGCAATCGTGACGTCGCCGGCATCGATAGGAGCCCTGTAGCCGTCTTTGTCATAGCCGTAGACGGTGAAGGATGCGACGTCGTCAGAGCTGGAGAGCTGAACAACGGAGGGGCTGACTTCGATACGGGAGAGCTCCCCGAGGACCTCGATGTTGAGCGATCCGCTCGCATCGCCGTGCGATGCCACGACCGTGTCGGTCCCGGTTGCGATGCCAGTCAGGGTGGCCGTGTGATCACCATGCGATTCGACTGTGACAGCGCCGGTCGCCGACCAGGCGGGTACCGTGCCGGGCACGGCAGAACCTGTCTCGTCGTAGCCCTTGGCCTGGACGCGGCGCGTCAGCCCGGGGAACACGCGTGTTGCGTCCCCGATGTGGTGAAGGGGCGCGACGGAGTATCCGGACACCTCTCCCGATCCGCGGTCGACGACGAGTCCGATCCCGTTCGGAACGGGACGCTCCTGCCCATCAGACGGGTTGTGGGGAGTGTCGACGACAGTCTCCCCCGGCGCGACGGCACCCATGCTCGTCGAGCCGCCCCCATCGAGATTCGCGGCGTTGAACGCACCGAGTTCTTTCATGAGGACACCCAGGTCTGTCAGTGTGACGCCGGTGGATGAGGCCTGCCTCCCATCGACCACGAGAAGGTACATGAGCGAGCCGGTCTCGTTGAAGCCGATCGCTGTTCGCGGGTTGAGCGCGGTGTCCCGAGAGACGACGGGTTCGCCGTTTGAGACAAGCATGGCGTTGGCGCCGATGGCGGCGGAGATCTCTCCAGCCTCGGATGTCACGGCTATCTCGACGACGAGCTGGTCGCCGACCTCGACGGCGTCAAGAGCACGATCGGTGCCGGGTGCATCTCGCTCGACGAGGGAGATGACGCCCTCGGGCAGCTGGCCCGTGGCAGGGATGCCGACAGAGGTCACGATTCCATCTGGGCTGATGAGGATCTCGGTTCCCGTGCCCCCGTTGAGGGCCCGATCGCGCGTATAGTCACCCCACACGTGGTTGAACATGCCGATCTGGCCTTCACCCAGAAAGTACGAGTTGACTCCTGCGATGTCGAGGTCGAGCGGCTCGCCATTGTGCGTCACCTCTGCCGTGAGCGTGATCCCGGCAAAGGCGGCCAAGCCCTCCGGCGTGAAGACGACGGGAATGTGGCTCGACGTGATGGCGCCATTGCCGGTTCCCGCGGGGACCGTCACGATTCCTTCTTCTTCGGAGATGCCCACGCCGGAGGGTGCCTTTGAGGCGTTGATGTCGAAGAAGGAGCCGTTAACGCCCGCGATAGCGTCCGCATTCTCGATGAGATCTGAGACCGGTTCCGCGTCGGAGACTGTACCGGGATAGAGGTAGTCTGCTCTGACTGAGCCGGAGCCCAAGTCTGCGACGAGAACATCGAACTCGAGTCTGCCGCCCGGCTGAATCCGGTCGACGCTGACAAGCTCAACGCCTGGGGCAAGCATCTGCCTGTCATAGTTGGTGACGATAGCTGTGCCGCCACCGTCGATCGTCATTGCATCGACAGCAGCGATGACAGCATCGGACTGCACGAGCCCGTCTGACGCTATCGCCGGTATTGCTCCCATACCCATGCCGGCGACGAGGACACCGGCGACAAGCCGGCCCCCTGCCCGCGATCGGGAGTTGTGTCTTGAACCCATTGTCACTCCAGTCAACAATCCATGTCTGTTTTGCCCGTATCGGGCCAGGATCATGGTTGCCAACGCAGGTGAACTCGAGGCGACCCGTGGGGGACGGGAGGGAAAGCCTGCGTAAACAAAGCTGTATCCTCCTGCTGAACTCGAGTCATGATCAGCACAAACACCGCACTATCGGCACGAGTGAAGCACGTCACCTCCCTCAGGGCGCCGTGGGCACGCGAAAGCCCCGGATTGTGGAGGAGTGAAATCCTCCCATCCGGGGCTGAAGCGCGTTATCTACCTGGCCGCGACGGGCAGGGGAACCTCGGGATCGGGTTCACCGGTCATCCGGTTGCGAATGTCGCGGCGGACGATCTCGATCGACCACATCCAGATCACGTGGCCGAGAGCCTCCGAGAAATGCTCCTCCCAGGGCTGATCCCAGGGAGCCGGGACGGTGCCCAAGGCTGGCATGAGGAGGACATGGAAGAAGATCCACAGGAAGAGACCAGCAGCGGCGCCCTGCCACAGCTTGACCTTCGGGTACTTCTCGGCGACAACGCAGTAGAGGACACCGAAGAAGATCGCGAACCCGAAGTGGACGATAAAGGACGAGATCGGCAGATCCCAGCCGTTGAAGTTGATCGTGGCGCGAGAGACAGATTCGGGGATGCCGATCTGTTCGAGCATCGTCTGCGGAGGATTGACGAGGTTGCGCTCGGGGGTGCGCGGAGGGAACGGCACTTCCCATCCGAACTTGACGATTGCCGAGAAAGCTCCGGCGATCAGGCCGACAAGCACGGCGGTCGAGTAGCGGCGACGTTTCGGATCAGTCACGGTCACAATTGGACTCCTCGTGAATCATGCCCTGCACCATGCGGGGACAAGAAAGAGAATGTCCGATTAGTCCGAAAAAACCAGGACCTCTGTCCTCTGAGGTCTCTGGTCTCGTGTGGTCTCTGTCGCTCCGCCGAAGCCCTCTCCGGGGTATAAAGTCGTGGATTTCCGGCGGTGGACGAGGATGGAAGAGCGCCTGCTATCTTGCACGCGGGTGATCGAGTTAGCGCCGATGCATCCTCACTCGGCCCTCAATGTTTACCCTCCAAATCTGGGATTGGGAGCACTGGCAACAAATAAACCAACTCCATAAATAACGACCGCAACACTGACGAGAACACCGCTCGTGTTCATGACGAGATTCCACGAATGCACTGCGTATTCGTCTTTCCAGGAAAACCCTAAGAAGATGGCGAGAAGTCCTACCGGGATGATCCACATAATGGGTCCGGTGATGAGTCCGGCCGCAATAAACCCCACTCCGAGAAAGAAGACTGTGGAAGTGAGAAACACAGCCACGTGCTGCCACGGTAGGTCCAACCCCAGGCTTTCCCTCAAGAGTGTCGAGACGCCCAATATCAGCAAGCCCTGAAAAAACGTGGCTGTCAGCAGAAGCAGGGCCCTTGCTCGTGCCACCCTCCGCGTCGCGAGCACCTCCATCGCAGGAATGACGGGATGGACGAGTGTGGCAGTGAGCGACCCAAGTACGAAACCGATGAGGTAACTGAAGGGAGTGTCCCTGACGTTGTTGAAACCGGGAATGCCATATGCGGAAGGATGAAGGAGAAGCAGAGTGAATGTTGCGATGACAGAGAGGACCGCCACGCCCCAAGTACGCCGTGTTTTGAGGAAAACTCGCCAGACTCCTGGACCCGTCATCGGCGAGCTCTCATCAAATCCATGTAGATGCGCTCCAGCTCTTCAATCGAACGGTCCTGATGGCGCTCATTGGTTTTCCCCGGTTGTGCTCATTGAAATTCCCCAGGCCGCGGTCTCAGATTAGCGTATGTTGATGCCGGTGGTGGCTCGTCTGAGTTCGTCGGCTTGGTCGGTGTGGTGACGGAGGCGGTAGGACGGACCATCGAGAGTGATGACGACGGATCTGTGGAGGAGTCGGTCGAGCATTGCGGCTGCGACGGTAGTGTCGCCCAGGATCTCTCCCCACGCGCCGACGGGCCGGTTTGTTGTCAGGATGATCGAGGTTTTTAGGTAGCGTTGATTGATGACCTGGAAGAGCGCGGAGGCGGCTTCTGCGGGCAGTGGGAGGTAGCCGAGTTCATCGATGATGAGGAGTGAGGGGCCGGCGAAGAATCTCATCATTGTTGACCATTTACCCTCGATCGCGGCCCGGTGGCAGCGTGCTGCGAGGTCAGCGGCGGTGGTGAAGTAGACCCGGTACCCGGCCGTGACTGCCGCGTGCCCAAGGCCTGCAGCGATATGGGTTTTACCCGCTCCGGGCGGACCCACGAGTAAGACGTTGGTGGCATTGTGGATGAACCTGCACGTTCCGAGCTCGTGGAGGAGGTTGCGGTCGATGCCGGAAGCATAGTCGACATCGAACGCGTCCAGGGTGAGCCCGGAGGGGATGTTGGCAAACCGGAACCTGCCAGCTAATTGCCGTGCTTCTTGAGCGCTGAGTTCGATCGCGAAGAGCTTTTCCAGGGTCTGGGTCAGTGTCAGCTCTTGGGCTATGGCCTGGTCCATGGGGAAGAGCGTCAAGGGTGGCAGACAGTTTCAATGCCGATAGGTGTTGGCGTAATTGTTCGTAAACAATGTTGGCTTCGAGTGTCATGACAGGGTGTTCCTCCCTCGTGCGATCGCTTCATAGATTGATAGGTCAATGATCTGAGCCGGTTCAGCAGACCGTGTGGGGCCGGTGAGCTGGGCTGCTGCGGCACGAGAGCGTTCTCCGGGTGGGATGCGCTCTTTCTTCCGGTGAGCCCGCCCTGGAGGGGCAGAGGCTAAAGCGAGTGTCTCAAGAGCAGTCACGTGTTGGGATTGCCGCACCGTCATGCCCAGTCCGTCTTCGTGGACCGTGTGCTGAGCGATGGTGGCGCCTTGGGCAGTGGTGATCAGGATTGATTTCTTGCCCAGGCGTGCTGAGACATTCACAGTGCCGAAGACGAACTCCGGCGGGACAGAATACCTGTTGCCTCGCCACTCAATGAGTGCTTGACGAGAGACTTGACGCTGCTCGACAACCACAACAGGAAACATCGTCACCGGCACCGGCTGAAGCCGCTCGTGACAGAACAGGCTTGTGGGGGTGGACCATCCCGTCTGTGTTCGGCGTTGACGTGAGTCCTGAGATTCAGCGAAGGACGTCAACGATTGTTGGGCTTGCTCGAGAGTCAGATCATCGGGCAGGGTGCGCCACCAGCGTTGGGCCAGGGTGTGGTTGTTCTTCTCCACGACACCTTTACGGTTTCCTGACCGCGGCCGGCACGCAACGACTTGCACTGCGAAGTGTTTAGCAAAGGCCCCGAAGTTAGCGGTGACATCATTGCTGCCAGGTTTGATGACCTGAGTCATCCGGTCGAATCTCCACTGACGGCTCACCCCGCCAAGTTCAGTCACAACAACGGTGATCGCATGCATGAGATGAGCCTGATCAAGGGAAGGACAGATCACTGCTCGCCATTTCCCCGAAAAGGGCAGCGACCCCACCAGGACATACGCGGTCTTCCTGGGGAAAGCCCAACCGGTAGGTGGGTCAGGAAGTTCAACCCAGTCGAACTGAGTCTCCTCGCCCGGCGGGTGCTCGATGACAGCGTTCGCCCTTTTGGTGACGTGAGCACATGCCTGACAGGCTGGCCGTAAGCCACGGGCACGGACCTGGCGTGTGAGCGTTTGATACGAGCCAGGAAATCCCAGACCGAGCAGTTCATCAAACAAGGTCTGAGCGAACAGGTGGGGATCCTCGATCAATCTCGCAGATACGTATTCCACAAACGGCTCAAACGAGCTCTCGGGTTTCTTGCGTTTGCCAGGCTCTTGCTTACCGATCAGATATGACCGGATGGTCTTACGGTCTCTTCCAGTGATTCGGGCGATCTCACTGATAGAGATTCCCCGACGATGTAATGCGTGGATATCCACGGCTTCCTCCTGTGTCAACATAGAGACAGGGCCTTCCTCTAGCTCGTGCGTGGTCGAATACCACTAGCTTCGAGGAAGGCCCGCCCCTATGAACGGAAGCGGCCCCGGGTGGGGAAATTCAATGAGCAGAACTGGGGAATTTCAACGAGCGTCATCAGTCCCCTTCACGGAGAATGTCCGCTGACCCTGCGTACGCCAGACTTCCTTCAGCGATAACAATAAGAAAGTCAGCCAAGGATGCAACATCCACAATCAGATGCGTGGAGATTAGGACCAATCTCGAATCCACCGCTCTCAGCACTTCTCGAAACTGTGAACGCTGCTCGGGATCCAGGCCCGATGTCGGCTCATCGAGGATCAGCAGATCAGGATCACCTGCTGTCACTGCCGCTATTCCGGCCCGTTGACGCATTCCGCCCGACAGCTCCCCCAGCTTGACACGCTTAGCCTGCGAGAGCTGGACACGACCGATAGCCACTTGAGATGCCGTCCGAATATCGGCTTTCGAAAGACCGCGCATCCACAAGGAATACTCCACATACTCCTCCACCGTCAGCTTTTCATCGGCGCTAAAGTCCTGTGGCAGGTAGCCGAGGTTTCGTCGAACGAAATTTCGCCCTTGTCTGGTAGCGATGTCATGACCAAGGACAACGATGCTTCCAGCTTTCGGCTTCAACAGCGTTGCAATTGTCCGCATGAGCGTCGTCTTGCCCGCCCCGTTCGGACCAACCAGTGCCACAATCGAGCGATCAGGCACTTCCAGCGAGAAGTCCTTGAGAACTTCGCGGCGGCCGTATCCTTGCGTAAGGCCTGAGACCTTTATACCCACTCGCCCATTACCTTCGATCGTCATCGTTTAATCTCTCCCGAGAACTCGCAATACTCGTTGTAACGGGCCAGCTGCTCGCCGAGCCAGGCAACTCGATCCGCCTCCGACCATTCCTCAAGAATCTGTCCAACCCGGTGTCGCCACGCGTCCATGTCTGGACTCGACGTCGCCCACGAATCATCCGTCATATCACCCATGACATATGCCGTCATGAGGTCGGCGACTTGGAAGTGACGCTCAAAAGCTTCGCCCGAAGAGTTGCCGTCCACGCACTGCGGAAACCCCGTATGCGTATCCACCGCGGGCGCAACAAAGCCCTGCGCTGATCGAAGCGATGCGCTGCCCTCAACGGGAGCAACAGTCACCCCATCACTGCCGCGGCTCGCACCGTCATAACCAGGTTCAGCAAAAACAAGACCGGGACGTTCAATCCCCGCAGCCACTTCGAGTGCTTGAGCCCGTTCCAATTGGGCAACGAGCCCCGGAAGCAACGGCGCATCCTCGGGCCAGACACAGATCGAATCCGCTGCGACCGTGACGCACTGTGGATCCTCGGTTGGCACCCGAGGATAGTTGTAGACGTGAACCGAACCGCCCACGAAAACCACGGCGATAAAGCCAGCGAGGGTCAGACCACCAACTGCAGCAGATCGCCTTTCGCCGCCTGTGTACGCTAGGGCGAGGCCTGCGAAAAGCAAGATAATGAGAAGTACTGCCAAGATAAGTGCAGCTGGATCGAACGACGCCCATGTATCCGCATGAGCACTCGTCACAATCGTGTACATCCACGCGTAGGCGGCAAGCATAAAGGCGACGAGCGGTGCTATCACTCGACCGTCGAATACCCGGGCAGAGACCTTGCCGAGAAGAACCATTCCGGTTCCGAACAGAACAGCGTAGAGGGGGTATCCCCAATCGAGATAGCCATATCCGCCTGCCGCAACCGACGCATATGCGATGCCTGAAGCAGTCACCGACGGGATAATCGAGAGCGTCAGAACATCGGCGCCCCAGTGCAAGAGCACAATCCCGAATTGGGAGCGAAGCGTCGCTTCGGTGACCGGTCTCCTCTCGGACTTGATCCGATCTGACTCTCGCGATGCAGAAATCGCCGCTGCTACGGCGCCTACCAAGAGCGTAGAGATCCATACCGACGGACCTAGACCGTTGAATGTCGGCCACCATCTCCCGAGCAGCAGTAGAAGAACGGCCCCCTGGATAATGACAAGAAAAAGGGAGCCTCGAAGACGCTCCTTTATGCGAAGAAAACTCACGATGGCTATCCAAACTTACGGATGGCGGGCGCGACGAGAGGCCGCCGCACCCGCCGCCCTCGATCACTGATACTTGGTCTGTGCGTCATGCACGTTAAAAGTGCATCCCACTTCGGATATGCCGGTGACATTCGAATTGCGGGAAACTGATCTGAAGGCCCCCATTCGAGTCGGTTGTGCCGTGCACCAGGCCTTGGTCGCATACTCAAATGATCGTGTCGCCGGACGACAGTTCGTCCAGGCTTTCGAGCCGCTGATATAAGCCTGACAACCATAGACATTTGTCCCGCGATAGCCCTCTGCGGCAACAGCTGCACCGCCCATCCCCGTAACAAGCAAAAGTGTGGCCAAGAGTCCAATAGCCTTCTTCATAATTCCTCCAGAACCTGCATTCGCAGAAGGAACCATCCCCCCCCCTCGAAGCTGATCTTTGAGGGTTCGTGGCTATTGAAGTCTATCCTCAGATAAGTACGCCCGCTGAATAAAGCGAATAATCGACAACGTGCATGACAAGCCAAAAATTGGCGTCGAATGGTTACAAGTCCTTCGCCGATAAGAACGTTTCAGCGGGAACAACAAGCATATTGCTTCGC
Protein-coding sequences here:
- a CDS encoding NAD(P)-dependent alcohol dehydrogenase, which translates into the protein MKAVRIHKYHEMPHLDDVPEPVITGPWDVIVKVGAAGLCRTDLHIIEGQWDPIQNPTLPYILGHENAGWVHAVGSAVSNVEVGDTVIMHPLVTCGLCPECRRGNDSHCSHSSFPGLNAEGGMAEYMLTNARAVVKLDPKLQPRDIAALADAGLTAYHAVRKTIPALHPGTHAVVMGAGGLGHIGIQSLLALTPAQITVIDKSEAALELASSLGAHHTVLATDDTEAIIKQVHEITGGGAHVVLDFIAEMGMELLGPNLIRNQGDYYVIGYGGMVKIETLSIISREINVIGNLVGTYDDLVQLMTLTAEGKISLHTSVYELGAYADAINDLDNGRLVGRGILVP
- the gluQRS gene encoding tRNA glutamyl-Q(34) synthetase GluQRS, with product MERGRGRYAPSPSGDLHLGNLRTGLIAWACARKAGLGFVMRMEDLDERCRLEHVETQLRDLSEIGIDWDGHVLFQSDRVDAYGEVVSRLRERDLLYECYCTRADMKDAPRAPHAPPGSYPGTCRHLSETERRHGRDKLSTMRRGPALRLKTDVATLTVTDRLCGEFTGYVDDFVVQRGDGAYAYNLVAVVDDHHQGVSQIVRGDDLLDSTPRQVYLQQLLGYETPEYIHVPLVLNSAGKRLAKRDGAVTLDELHREGWSTGEVFSLISQSLGIHSGTSAEFLEQFSLDLIGREPWIFDPLARKSRSEE
- a CDS encoding phosphodiester glycosidase family protein, producing the protein MGSRHNSRSRAGGRLVAGVLVAGMGMGAIPAIASDGLVQSDAVIAAVDAMTIDGGGTAIVTNYDRQMLAPGVELVSVDRIQPGGRLEFDVLVADLGSGSVRADYLYPGTVSDAEPVSDLIENADAIAGVNGSFFDINASKAPSGVGISEEEGIVTVPAGTGNGAITSSHIPVVFTPEGLAAFAGITLTAEVTHNGEPLDLDIAGVNSYFLGEGQIGMFNHVWGDYTRDRALNGGTGTEILISPDGIVTSVGIPATGQLPEGVISLVERDAPGTDRALDAVEVGDQLVVEIAVTSEAGEISAAIGANAMLVSNGEPVVSRDTALNPRTAIGFNETGSLMYLLVVDGRQASSTGVTLTDLGVLMKELGAFNAANLDGGGSTSMGAVAPGETVVDTPHNPSDGQERPVPNGIGLVVDRGSGEVSGYSVAPLHHIGDATRVFPGLTRRVQAKGYDETGSAVPGTVPAWSATGAVTVESHGDHTATLTGIATGTDTVVASHGDASGSLNIEVLGELSRIEVSPSVVQLSSSDDVASFTVYGYDKDGYRAPIDAGDVTIAGNEGGAFTIEPGSTGTFAVSANADNASAPLTVDVNGISAEAAVSVGVDTLPVANFEDADQWTAGQARAPGVTVTPADGQDDRGGAAISFDFTQSTGTRGAYAIAPGDGIEIPGQPTALTAWMDGNAHGAWPRIQVRQADGTVTQLDGSAEPFEGWRRVTFAVPSGVDYPLTFQMFRLMETRPAAQYTDSVVVSDIQALVPTRVDLPVVEDVTDPVIVRAGGTDDSPLRIAVVSDAQFVARQPDSGAVQGARESFREILAEDPDLVIINGDFVDEGAPEDFELAQRIIDEELGDFPYVYVPGNHEIMGGDIRNFVDAFGATNGYLDVEGTRLVWVNSAPGSLSHDFEQLTMLRRALDDAATNDDITGVVLFQHHPVDDPLPTKASQMSNRLDAEMLRDWLEDFRSQTGKPIANVAAGVGIFHAMTLDGIPYFINGNAGKGPTGGSSGSFTGWSMIGIDPAASSSPREWISFEVNTRVDDDGLSLGEFPTVLEANGEAITLTPTMSQDDGVRTMPVAWPMSYAWSSDSIHIGDVESAAEGSIAAFDPESNTLTPLSGGEGSLTLTVNTESVTADFTIAPDLVPVTPEKPGFTGNVISIPEVDGVDYLIADKVVTGNIEIKKDTTVTARAAEGYILSEGARSEWSFALPAPTTGNLFRFPNAWDSTDIGLTIAFGREGDEVIVGDWDGDGQDSIGVRRGKVFYLDNELVGGVADASFRYGREGDEVLVGDWDGNGSDTLGVRRGDTFLLMNELVGGDAEITFHYGRESDEVLVGDWDGNSSDTILVRRGRVFFVSNALQGGNAETSFAYGRNADEALPGDFDGDGNDTIALRRGETIFLKNVLSGGPADEAIDFADGAVFVGDWDGDGVDTPVMNQHVSR
- a CDS encoding YagU family protein; this encodes MTVTDPKRRRYSTAVLVGLIAGAFSAIVKFGWEVPFPPRTPERNLVNPPQTMLEQIGIPESVSRATINFNGWDLPISSFIVHFGFAIFFGVLYCVVAEKYPKVKLWQGAAAGLFLWIFFHVLLMPALGTVPAPWDQPWEEHFSEALGHVIWMWSIEIVRRDIRNRMTGEPDPEVPLPVAAR
- the istB gene encoding IS21-like element helper ATPase IstB, which codes for MDQAIAQELTLTQTLEKLFAIELSAQEARQLAGRFRFANIPSGLTLDAFDVDYASGIDRNLLHELGTCRFIHNATNVLLVGPPGAGKTHIAAGLGHAAVTAGYRVYFTTAADLAARCHRAAIEGKWSTMMRFFAGPSLLIIDELGYLPLPAEAASALFQVINQRYLKTSIILTTNRPVGAWGEILGDTTVAAAMLDRLLHRSVVITLDGPSYRLRHHTDQADELRRATTGINIR